CCCCATTGTGATTTACAAGATACATCTATCAGAAAAAGATGTCAATACATTCAGATATAAGCGAGAACTCTGTCTTCTACATACGTGGCTTTACAATTGTAGAAGCAGCTAGTATAACAATACTAGATTGTGCAGCACTGCACACCCTGAGTTGTCGTTGGACATAGAGGAGCTATGAATTACCGAGGAATATTTGATACTCAATTCAGGTATAATAGGAGACCTTTTACACGAAATAAGCTTCTGTTGGCCTAATTATTGGGCTGCTTAAGCAAGCGCTGTTCGCATTCTTCAACTAGTTCCTCATATTTGACCAACTGCCTTTCGCAGAATTCTATCACAGCGCCATCTTTGAGGTCAGGGAAAAAACGAGCGGTTGGATAGCTACTTGGCGTAGGAGGTTCAGATACAGCTTCCTCAACTTGCTCTTTCTGAGGAGTGACTTCTCCTATGATAACATCTAAACTGACTGTCCGTTCACGAGTCGCTCCAGTCTGTGCAGTTTCTTTGTGAACATTTTCTACTCTTGCGTTATTGAGATACTGAAGTTCTGAATCTGCAGACATTCCGATCTGTTTCTGACAATACCATTCGGTAAAACCACTTCGGCGCTTATATTGCTTCTGCATGTGATATGTGATACTTCGGGCGGCAGACAGGAAGGCGCTAAGATTGTAGGAGAAGCAGTCGTCATCCTCAAACGTTTGCTTCATCATGTGTAGAAAGTATTTAGCTTCTTCAACCTTACGTCTCGTTGAATTCTTCATAGAACCACCAATTCACATTGAGCGCTAACTAGCTACGAGATATGCTCAGTTCTAGTAGTCCAAGCGTAGTATAAGCTTGACAGATGTGCTAGATGTCAACTAAGAAGTCCTACACCTCCCGCTATTTCTGTTAACTGAGGTACGGAAGAAACTTGAGTTTATCAGGGTAGAGGTTAGAGTTGTAAGATATTATCGTCGTATTTATCTAGCTCCAAAGCGCTATATGTTCGATCATAGGCTTCTCTAGCTAGCTCAACTCTGTCTTCACTACTCATCCTACCAGAATATTGCCACTGCCTAAGATGGTTTCGCTGAGATTCGATCTCTTTTGAAAGGCGCTGCTTTAAAAGGCGCACTTGTTTGGGCTTCATTTTTTGGAGCTTGTCTCCGAAGACGTCCTTGAGCATATATTCTGCAGCACGATCGTATCTTCTAACTTCGATAGAAAAAATGGCGTCATCATAATCGCTCATCCTAAGCCACCCATATCATTTTTTACGAACCTATTATACCATAATAGAGTTATGGCTGTTCCGCTTGACAATAAATAGAGTACTCTAGAAAGTAACCAGTGAAAAGGGGGGAACCTTGCCATGGATGGCGCAACAGAAATCAGCTCATAGATATCGAGCATATCATGAGGCTGGGGGATGGGAGAGCCTGGATATAGTGGTGAGGTATACGAGGTCAGTGAGGTTTGAGGAGAGCTTGAGGGTGTATGGGGGGATGGAGAGATAGCCGCCGCCATAGTTCTTGCGAATCAGCGGACACCTAGAATACTATACCCGGATTATCAAGTTCCTGAATGCTACCTTGGTAAGCTTTGGAGCAACTTCTCCATTCCCGAATCGTAATGCCAAGGGGCATCAGTGAATTCCCAGAATTGTGCTAGACCTGGCAAACGAATATGGCTGCCAATGACAATCCACTTACCAGCGTGCAACTGGTACTTCTTAAGTTGACCATAAGCCTGTAAGCGTCTCTCGAAGTCTTGTGGGCTGTGGTCTCGGCACGTCATAACAGTAATCCCTATGTCCGTGCCAGAAAGCGTAATGGTGAAGTCATGTATTCGCCCATCCCTTTCTGAGCTATGCCTAGCCCTTTCGAACCATTTGGCGATTTTCTTCCGCGTATCAAAACTGATATTAAGAAGTACATTTATAATCCTGCAATACCCCAGCGGATGCTTGCTATCTAGTTCAAGTATCATCTTTCTGAAAGTCTGCGGCATACACTGCGTAGGCTTAGGCGCAGGTGTAGTCCTTTCACCGGTTTTGTACATAAAGTAACTGTCCATGTCTGTTGTATAGGACAATAACTGAAAATGATCAATGCCAGACTCTTGCAAGTCCTCAAAATATAGTCCCTCATGCAAGTAATATCCTAGCCAGTCAAGTTCATCGAATGCCTCGATATTTGCAAGCTCATTGATCCTTAGACGCTGATTCAGATAGTGTATGAACTGGCTAGGAAACTCAATCAATTCTGCTATGACCTTTAGATCAAGAAGATATACGGCCCATGGGAGTCGACCTTCTCCAAATACGCCTAATTCGGCCACCTGATAGAGAACGGGGGCAAAAGTATCTAGCGGCTCTAAAGTAATCGTTACCAAAAAGTTGGTATCTAGATTCTGTTTGTCGATTCTCAATTCTTGACCATCTGGTAGCTGAAATGCCGGCTGTGGATTTATAGTAATATACTTGTCAGCACGAATCGCCTGTGCATGAGACTCTACGATGAGTTTCCTAATGTCGGACACCATTCTATCTGGAGCGCCTCTTTTGGTGGGTTCCGTAAGAACCCCGGCCTTGCCCTCAACGAGAAATGCATGTCTGTCATACAGGACCAAACCGTCGAGATCAGTATCTTTAAGTTGGTCATTTTCTTCAACTCTATATCTGAGGTTGCGATAATCCTTGCCGTATTTAACAATCTCGGATATGAGCCTAACTCCTTCAGAAACAAGGTAATTAGCACGATGCTTCTGAAATTTCTCCCATACGCTATAGTCTTTATTGATTGCCTTTGCCGATGCCGGATTCAGTAATTCTTCGATGGTAGCCTTCGCACCCCACAACAGTAAGGCTGTAGCTGCACAAATGTAACGGCCGCCATGGTGGACAATAGGTCTTAGTCGGAGAGGATGGGTGGGACTCGGCCAAACGAATTCAGGGGACACTTCACCGAAACCGATTGAGAAACAAGCAAGGAACCTTCCTGTCGTTTCCACATCTCTTCCTGATTCCTTTGCAAGCTCCTCAGCGGTGAAAGAGAACGTTGCACCCAGTCCGAAGAATACCCAAGCAGTTAGCATATGCTTGACCCTCTTAAGCATTTTCTTTTCAGATAGCTTAGCAAGCCCAGATAGCATCTCTTTAGGATATTTGCTGTCATTCAGTTTACCTTGACTGAATAGCCTAACCTCCCTACGAATCTCTTTCTTGGATTCAATGGCCTGCTTTCGTCTTTCAGATAGCCGCCCATTCATTATTCTCTCGATAGCCTCAATGAACCCAAGAACATCTTCAATCTCAAAGCCGAGATAAGCCTTCATCCAATTACCTACCGGCTCAAATGAAAAGAGGGCTCTCAGAACCTCTGTCTGTTGGTGAGAGTACCCTGGATTTCTAACCGTCAGATTACGGGAAAAAGACTGATATTGGAATTTCTCCAAAAGCGTGGGGGGGTTCGGGTTATCTGGATTGATGTGAATCGCTGCCGCATAGAGAAGTGTATCGTTAAGTATTCCTTTTACTGTGTTCTGAATGTTTCCCAAGTCGAGAGGAGCTTGTTCCGAAGGATTCCCACCTTCTGAGAAAGCATCCATTAAACAAAGGAGAGTCGTATACTCTACAACAAACTGCAGTCCCTCATGGGAATACTCTTTGTATTGTTCTGGGTTAACAAACAAATTCTGGAATACCACGTTGGCAATGACATCAAATGAGTTATAAGCCTTAAGCTGCCTGCGTAGCTGATCCGCTCTTTGAGGAATGGTCTTCTCAAGCTCAGGAACCATAGAGGCAAAGGCAGTGAGAATCTCTTTGTGCTCGGCTTCAGAGCGGCGAGTATCAGTATAGATGAAACGCCCGTGTCTCTCTATACGAATTCCTTTACCAACAATGGCTTCGTGCTTCTTGTTCATGTCCGTGTCTATTATATCATCACTTATAAACAACAGCGTATTGGACTTTACGGACATATTAATCAAGCAAAAGGCACTCACATCTTTGCTAACCCTGTCGACGAATCTAATTAAGACAAAGATCAAGCTTTAGTAAGCGCTGAAATACTAAATCCTGTATTATTTGTACAAGGCTGAGGTAAGTTATGGTTTGGGAATTTTGGGGTGTGGTTTTGGACTAGGGGGTAGATACTTTGGAGAGGAGGGGCAACAACAGTCAGGTTGTGTGATAATCAAGAGAGAGATATGCGGCCTGACCTTATGCACAGAACAAGCGATTGTTGATGACCTGTATCTTGACACCACTGGATCCGTTATGGTAATCCTCTTACTATCAAGAGGACAGGACTGAGTCTTTAGCTCTCATCAACCTCAATGCCCAACTGCCGGAATGATTCCTTTATCTTATCTTCGTAGTCTTGTTCTGATATTTCCCCGTCGGCAGCAAGCAGTTCTATCTCCAAGGAGTCAAATTTACTCTGTAGTAGGTTCATGACCCCCATGATTTGTGCCACCTTCCCCTTCGGTACTCGAAACTTTAAGCGAACTTTACCTTTTCCCTGGACAACTGATGTGTCCTCTCCCCATTTTGCTGGCGCCTCTTTGATTCCGGATGCAGGGGTTGGCTCTAGAGGCATGGTACCCGTACCCTTGCCGGAAACCGCTTCCTCTCTCTGTTTTTGGTCCTGACAAATAGTCTCCTGTATCAATACCTCACTCCCGGAGAAAGCCACGGTTGGTGATTCCCGGAAGTAGTGGCACAACGGCTTATCATTCTGCAGTTCACCTAGACCGAACAGCCCCGACCGAACGCCTTCAACAATGCCCTGTTCCAGAACTGACCGGTCCGTTAGTCTTGTTTCCCCAGGCGTCCTGAGGGCAGACTGGTAGATTTGCCGGGTAGAAGCATAGCTGTTGCTTGACAGGAACTTCTCCTTGATTACCAGCGGCGCAATCCTCGCCAGTATTTCTCCCTCGGAACGAAGCTTCTCAAAGATCTCCCCATCAAGTGCGACCAGTTCACCATATGTTGGTATACCGAGGTCAATCTCTTTTGTTCCTTCTCTCGAAGGTATGGATACTATCCTATACAGCTTGCGAATTGACTCTCTAACGTCTCCTTCGGCCGTTTTTAATTCCTTTCTCACATCTTTCTTCTGTTCTTCGCTCAGGTTAAGGCTCGGATCACGCTCAATATACTCATAAGCGATTTTGCGTTTTATGGTATTGTTGAAAGCGTTTCTTTCTAATTCCGAAGGGGACAGGAAAAACAAGGTATTCCGATAGGTACGCGGCGTTTGGCCTTTATTCTTAAGCATGTTGTTCATCGCCATCTTGTTTTCTCTTTTTAGGATGACCAGCTTCAGTTCCTCTGAATCAGGAATATTGCTAGGGTCTTCTTCCCACACATAGCATCTTAGTCTGCTACCTAAGATGCTTTTGCGCAGCAACTCTAGCTCCATTTGGACAACCTTCTCTTCGCGGATGTTCTCCATATTAGTCAGCAGAATGCGATTTAAATTAGGCTGGTTTCTGAAGAAGTACTTCTCCCCAACACTCTGAAGGTAAAAAAGCTTGCCCTTAAGTTGTTCAACGGCCTCGGCGACGACGCTAGCCGGGTTATCAGTAGTCGTCGCACTTCGCTTCACTTCTCCAAGGGTTGCCCCATGTTCTTGCCCACCAGAAAACGAGTAAAGGAATGTGGCAGCAGCCGAACGAGTGCCCAATCTCAGCCCCTGATAAGATTTACCCAAAGACAGGTCAACTTTGGAAGCTCCGGCGGTTACGTCGATTATATCGGCCGCAAGAACACTGTTGAATTCCGAACCAATGTGTTTCAGTAGTTCCTGCCTGATTTCCTGATTAGCCAGATCGAAATCAGCCAAGCTGATATAAGGCCTGCTGGATGTTCTTAGAGAATGAATTACTAGGGAAAGTAGTCGGAGCACGCCTCTAGTTCGTTGGAAGGTAGGAAAACTACCCCAACGATGATACAGTACATCTACGACTTCAGGCATAAAGGGATATGAGTCTAGAAATCTGTCACGGTATTCGCTCGGCTGTGAACCTGCCGGGAATATTTCCTCCTTCTCAGCATATTTCATGAATTCAGCCACAATCCTTCGGACATTTTGTTCATCAATGCTCATGAACAGCCGACGCCTGATTATTTTGGTTATCTCGTTCTCCTGCACTGGGGTATAAATCCGCTCAATCCTACCTGCCACCTTTTGCAGTTGCTGGTATAGTCTTTCTGCACCTTCGTCGTAGTGCTCTATGATGCTGGCCGGCAGGGTTACTGCCAAGCAGGTTCGCTCAAGAGTGCTGGCTGCCTCTGTCAGTTCTTGCATGAAAGCCATCGTCTGGGCGGCCAGTGTGCTGTCACCCACTCTCACACCCGCTGCCTTGGTCACATACTCCAGAACCTCATCCATGAGAATGAGAACTGGCTGGTTATTGGAAAGCAACGCCCGTATAGCTTCTTTGCCCGGGGCAACCTGGCCTGTGAATCTGCCAGTCTTACCGGTAAGCCGTTTCTCTAGCACACCCCAGAGCGTTTCTTGTGTGCTTAGTGCAGTGCCAACTATTGC
The sequence above is a segment of the Dehalococcoidales bacterium genome. Coding sequences within it:
- a CDS encoding DUF499 domain-containing protein, translated to MKAFHTIAVPHRDILEGRLTMDVFAADLWEVTQQRGADEYKDAETFFKKTYLTEGLRNLLTVVEKRLQGAGGDPVIQIQTPFGGGKTHALIAMYHKAAEWEAKKVAIVGTALSTQETLWGVLEKRLTGKTGRFTGQVAPGKEAIRALLSNNQPVLILMDEVLEYVTKAAGVRVGDSTLAAQTMAFMQELTEAASTLERTCLAVTLPASIIEHYDEGAERLYQQLQKVAGRIERIYTPVQENEITKIIRRRLFMSIDEQNVRRIVAEFMKYAEKEEIFPAGSQPSEYRDRFLDSYPFMPEVVDVLYHRWGSFPTFQRTRGVLRLLSLVIHSLRTSSRPYISLADFDLANQEIRQELLKHIGSEFNSVLAADIIDVTAGASKVDLSLGKSYQGLRLGTRSAAATFLYSFSGGQEHGATLGEVKRSATTTDNPASVVAEAVEQLKGKLFYLQSVGEKYFFRNQPNLNRILLTNMENIREEKVVQMELELLRKSILGSRLRCYVWEEDPSNIPDSEELKLVILKRENKMAMNNMLKNKGQTPRTYRNTLFFLSPSELERNAFNNTIKRKIAYEYIERDPSLNLSEEQKKDVRKELKTAEGDVRESIRKLYRIVSIPSREGTKEIDLGIPTYGELVALDGEIFEKLRSEGEILARIAPLVIKEKFLSSNSYASTRQIYQSALRTPGETRLTDRSVLEQGIVEGVRSGLFGLGELQNDKPLCHYFRESPTVAFSGSEVLIQETICQDQKQREEAVSGKGTGTMPLEPTPASGIKEAPAKWGEDTSVVQGKGKVRLKFRVPKGKVAQIMGVMNLLQSKFDSLEIELLAADGEISEQDYEDKIKESFRQLGIEVDES